The Medicago truncatula cultivar Jemalong A17 chromosome 7, MtrunA17r5.0-ANR, whole genome shotgun sequence genome includes the window aaatattcaaaaaaaattattgtaattttacaACTAAAGGAAGTTGGAGGTTTTGTTTGAAAACAATTGAGTTACAAACCAATGATCTGTTGTGCATTACCATTGCTAGCTGCATAATCTCTTCACAAGTGTTAGCAATAGCTAGCTGCATAATCTCTTCACAAGTGTTAGCAATAGCAATAATCGCTTATAGAATAAGCATTTATCGTATAAATGcttatgtataatttatttctataacaaaagataaaatcaaattgtttaactataaactataaattgtttttatcgGTTATCTTGAAGTGATTATGGAAATAAATTGAAGACAGTTGATGGACaagtcataagttgtttctagCATATGTCAGGATCATCTGATCtaagtatatttttaatttctttagtCGCTTAATTGAccataataagttttttttattagtggAAAACGCATCTGCGTATGAGAGAAGCAAAAAGGATAGAAGTGCTCCTCCAGGATCCTCTACAACTAGTAATGCAGAAAGTATTCCTTCCACTCCAATGTTCAGCGAAGAGTTGAAGGTTTCTTCTGATTTGAGAAAGTTCACATTCAATGAGCTAAAGATGGCAACTAGGAATTTCCGACCCGAGAGTCTTCTTGGTGAGGGAGGATTCGGTTGTGTATTCAAAGGTTGGATTGAGGAGAATGGAACTGCACCAGTGAAACCAGGTACTGGACTTACCGTCGCGGTCAAGACCCTCAACCATGATGGACTTCAAGGTCACAAAGAGTGGCTTGTACGAACGAGACTTAAAACCCCTTATTcttgactttattttttccTTCGATGAATTTCATTTACATTTCCTTATTCTAAGTTTTTATCTGTTTCCCTTTTCAGGCTGAGTTAAACATTCTCGGTGATATCGTCCACCCAAATTTGGTCAAATTAATTGGCTTCTGTATTGAAGATGATCAAAGATTATTGGTTTATCAGTTTATGCCGCGTGGAAGTTTGGAAAACCATCTTTTCAGAAGTAAGATAACCTGTTTTACTTCTATTGCATGCCTTCACTACTATATTTATTTTGCGTGTATGCAATCCCTTTTCATTGCAGCAAATTTGAAGGTTTTTGACACACATTAAAACTTAATTTATGACACTGCATTTGATATAAAGTTAAGTTGAAAATATGCTTGATTATTGCTGTATCTAGGTATCTACCACTTTCCTCGATACAAACATTAATGATGCATTCCCTATCCAATGCACTACCATGATTTTGATACAGAATTTAATTCACAACTAACTCTTAGGGTCCTAGGTTGTTATCAGATTTAGATTGCCTGCAGTCACGATCTCATGCGTTTACACAGTTAGCAAAgcatattttaacttttttttaacactttAAAATACCGAGCTTAAAATCTGGACTGTCTAGTCTATAGATCCAACTGCCACGGATATATTCTGTGTGAATGCATAGGATTTGTGACCACAGCAAATTCAATCAGTTGTTATAGGGTTCATACGCTTCCATAtttcaagaaaacaaaaactaaaattaaatgaatttcTTCCTAAGATGCATTGTTTTTTCTACTTTGCACTAATCTATTATAAATTGATATGCACGCATGAGGAAATTTATTGTTTTCTGGTAACAACCATGAATTGTGCAGAAGGGTCGTTGCCTCTTCCTTGGTCAATCAGAATGAAAATTGCACTTGGTGCAGCAAAAGGTCTAAATTTTCTCCACGAAGAAGCTCAGAGACCTATAATCTATCGTGATTTCAAGACTTCTAATATTCTATTAGATGCGGTACGTGAGTTCTTATGGCAAaaggtttttttaattattttctgttCTTCCTCCAACTTCACAACATAAAATGCAAAATCGTTTTTTAGGAATACAATGCAAAGCTATCGGATTTTGGACTTGCCAAAGATGGTCCTCAAGGGGAAAATACACACATATCGACAAGAGTTATGGGAACATATGGTTATGCAGCTCCTGAATATGTGATGACTGGTTAGTTTGCTTTCTTGATTTTTTGTTGCACGAATTTTAAACTTAGCTTAAATTGACATCTAGGTCATGATATTATGAATACAATATTTAATATGTAACTGGTTGCTTTTATTGCATTAAtatgattttaagctaaagttATGCTTGTTATAAGTTCTATATGGCCTGTCATAAATTTAAGCCTTTTTTCCATTGTACAAATTTAAGGTTTTGTTTGCATATAAGGACTTGACATGATAAATGGTAAATATTTGCAAATTGCAAATTGTTTTATACATTCGTGAACCTAGTTGCAGTAGTTAGAAGAACTTTCCCTAGTAAAACAAATCCAAACATTGAAACGATCCTGTTCCAATTAATTACAGTGTCACTTTGTTTCCTATTTCCGAAGATttgtgcattgttttaattttgacGTACAAAGCTTTGGTAATATAAGTCGGAGTGAAAACAATGTGAcatttttgtaattattaatgaaaacataacattgttttcaaacaaaaacaagCTCATACATTGACTCTTTAGATACAAAGTGATTCATTTGCCTTCATTCTACAACTCAAACTTTTATTTGTTGCATTGTTACACGCTATCAGTTTTAGTTTTGACTTGAGCTGATGATTCTGGTTAGGTCATTTGACATCAAAGAGCGACGTCTATAGTTTTGGAGTAGTACTACTTGAAATGCTCACCGGACGGCGAGCTGTTGATAAAAATAGACCAAACGGTGAACACAATCTTGTGGAGTGGGCGAGACCTGTACTTGGAGAACGAAGATTGTTATTCCAGATAATTGATCCTCGTCTTGAAGGTCACTTCTCGGTCAAAGGGGCACAGAAATCCGCCCAACTAGCTGCCCAATGCCTTAACCGTGATCCGAAAGCTAGACCTATGATGAGTGAAGTTGTTCAAGCTCTAAAGCCTTTGCAAAACCTCAAAGATATGGCTATCGCGTCATATCACTTTCAAGTTGTGCGAGTAGATCGTACAATGTCGATGCCGAATTCTAAAAATGGCACACAAACACAGGTAGCATCTTTATCAAAGAAGGGTCAACCTATGAGGATCTTGTCAAGTCCAAATGGTCAACATGGTTCTCCGTATCGTCATTATATCAAGTCACCAAAACCTAAAAATGGATAAGAATCGTGATTTTCACTTGTTAATTCGCTTCTCTATTCATTTGGTTTTCTCAACTGAGCCATTAGCTGAACAGAAATCATTAAgttatatatgttgttattgtgAATTTGTATACATTTTCCACCATTTCATAGAGCTTCTTTCCTTTTCAGAGTGtattttttgtaaagaaaacaAGTGGTGGTGTTAGCTcatgttattattattcataGATATTTACATACTTGTTGGTCAATGTACTCATCAGTAAATACTTATATCAATGTAATCAAATGTTATACTTGTAAGAGAAACATGCTAGAGCCTAGACCTAGCTTTGAATGACTTTAAATTTCTGGATTTAATCCTATTTATTAGCACAATTTTGCACACCCAAATGGTTAAGTTATCTATATGTTACTGAGGCATGTATTGAATATTGCAAGTTTGAGGCTatgattattaaaaatgaattacaATAATAAGTTGTTTGGGTAATAGCTTTTCATATAAGTGAAACTTCTTTTTGAACAAATATAAGTGAAACTTAGTTTTCCATTACCAAAGTATGTGCTTtgacatttatattgtaaataataaaaatttcctTTTGACTCAAATATTAAATGTCAAGTCATTTGGTGgttgattacattgaattaacattctatttggttttgtaaagaaaaaaaaatcaaatactacgttttttttgtggtgtttgaTGGTCTCATTTTGGTAACAAAACAAGACTTTGTCTAATATGTAAAATGTTCTTGCACCATGCATAAAGGTCCTTTTCATCattgaatcaataaatcacatcatATCTAATCTATTTTAATGGTGAAATTTATTgattgaatgttgaaaattaatttGCGCATGATACAAGACTTATCTCACTTGTGCACCATATAATTAACTTGTTGGACAATTCTATACAGCTCAACCAAAAAGTTGAATTGCCAAGTCAAGTTAATTGTTTGACACGTAGGATGTCTTCAAGTGTAAGTTGTTTATCCTATATCGACTATAAATAAGTTAaatgttggatatataagagaggtTTTCCGAACACCTCAATAGCATACACCTCGATAGTGATGTTGGTAGGTACGGAAAAACAACCGTCTCTTTTATCTAGCCAGAGTTGGTAACTATGACTGAGTAGCagaatttcatgtttcaactaCTATTTGTTTATATACAGTTTTCATCATTAAGTTGATGATAGTCTCATCGCAAGTTGCATGTCAGTAACATTATGAAAGCCTTGTGAAAGGTCGGTGAAGTATGTATCTTGCAACAGCTCAAGGAAATCTCTCTGGTCCAATTGGTTTTGGTTTCATAGTTTAGCAGAATTTAGTCAAGATTTCATGCAAAATTACAcgtgtaaaaaaaacataaataaaggtGTAAAATCTCATCATGTGCCATTACACTGAACTCTTCTGTGAAGAAATATATAGACTAAAACACCTCATTTCCACTTCCTTGTTGTCTAGAGATgaattttgttcctttttttttttttttttttatgatggttGTCCTTTTGACGCTCCAAAAATACGTAAACCGATCAAGAAATAACTCCTAAACagtttttattgtgtttttgaaAGCTACTGGAGATAACTCCTGAAATTTGTTTATTGGGATAAAGAGCAAATAGGGGAACCAAAATAGCAACCATCTTCTCCAATATATCCAAGTTCTTTCTTCCATCAAAGCCAATCCCCGGGGCCACTCTCAACCATAGTCTTCAGGCAgaacaatcaaaacaaaaaataattcgTTTTCTAAACATCACAAAAACTGATATTATCAGTTCATTTTCCTTCTATACTTGAAAAAGTTCTAAGaaattgattaaatagttttgtaAATACTTGATCATCAAACAAATAGTTCTATAGATTATgtgaatctaaaattccaacaGAAGTAAATAACTTCTTTGACAGAATACAAGTAGAAAATTCAATGGACATTGTATAACATTTCCAACCTTGGTTCAAACACAGCACACACATTTATATGATTCACAGAAACATGATTCTtgggaatgaaaataaaactcCACTTCAAAAGCTCACAAAAGTATTAATCGCAAAAAATTACCAGTCGtacaagaaaatttaaaatttcgcTGTCAAAACTCAAAGAGTATCATTTCTAGGTTCAATAAAAGAGACTTGTTGAGCCTCTGGCCATTTAAGAGTAACATTTGGTTCATAAAAACCTACTTTATTTCTACAAGGTTGAATTGCACAACTGCAAATAAAACACCTTGAAAACTTCTTATCCAAGAAGAGAATCAACATCAAACTGACAAACTATGTGCTTCCTAAAGCCTACCTCAATTTCATGACAAGATGGATCAAAACTATCAGGGTTTGAGAACCAAACTTAATCCAACCTTAGCACTCTTTTCAATGGCCTTGGTGTCTAGCTCAGTAGAAATGGTGATGAGTGATTTAGGACGCCACTCGTGCTGGATAAGGGCACTTGCCTTGGCTGAGTTGGTGATGCGACCCTTCAATGTTGTCAATGGATCCAATGCATGTTGGACACCAAGTGTGAAGTTGTTCTCTCTAGTTGAGAATCTGTGACCCATGTCAACACCAACAGCAGTGTTGGTCACGGGGTTAATAACATGATAGTATGAAGCATTCAACACATCACCTTTCTCATTCCTGCACACGAGCAAATCATATCAAAATGCAtccaacacaaaaataaaacattgttaAGAGTTTGAACAGTGTGTACAAAAACAGGTATACTTAAGGGAACAACCCATACTATCAtccaacacaaaaacaaaacattggAAAGAGTTTGAACAGTGTGTACAAAAATAGGTATACTTATGGGGGGAATCTAACAAAAACAATAAGATAAAGAACTCCTAGGTTAAACACGCATTATTGTCAATTGTGGAAAATAGCAATTTGTTAAAACTCGTCTATGTTACAGTACTATTAGcctctatttgacaacacttcgCATTAGATAGCATGTTGCGGAATAATAGAGATTATTTCGAATTCTGCTATGCTAAAGTGTTGTTATAGCTGCTGTGTCAATAGATTAATTTGAACAGTAGAACTATCATATGCAATGGCCAACATTCATGTTATTGAgtgaaataaatgaaaataagttaACTGGAAATACTCCAGCTCAGAGAAGCAACAGTTACTCACAGAGTCAATGCTCCAAGCAAGTCATCTTTGATAAAGCTCACTCCAACATTAGATTTTGTTAGCTCCCTAAGTTTGGTATCATAAGAAATATCACCACCAAATGCAAGAGCATTAGTTCCAAAAACACCAGATAAGTTGACAACTGGGTTTGCTTTCAACCCAATGTTGCCACTTATTCCAGCATAGTCATGCAAGTATTGTAGTTCCACCTGTTCCataaaacagaacaaacaaTTTAACAGCCATGGAGTAAGAGGAAGAGATCTGCTATGTAGACAATTTTAATAAGAATGTTTTCTCAAACTATGAAATTTTCAATATAGATAACTAGTTTTGAAAACTTATGATGTAAAATGGTTAACTATCTTACCTTCCCAGATGCTGGATCAGGAACTTTGCAGCTTATGATAGCCTTCACACCAGGAGCAGGTTCGGTGACAGTGATAGTTGTGAAAAGCTGGAATTTACAAGCATTTATCACACTTCAGTGAAAAGATAATAGGAATATGGAGGTCATAAATAAGTCAGAATAACTTGAGATAAAATTAAGTTTAACTGCTAAAAGTACAAGACCTTCGGTCTAGTTTTAGCATGTAAAGGAAAAACCGgttgaaacaaaagaaacaagatgttttcaaattaagtagtacttttatatgtgtgtgtgtgtggcaAGATGTCAAAGGTAATAATTTTACATgcaatcataaaaaatgattaaaccAATAAACACATTCCAAGAGTGGTAAGATAAAAATCAATAACAATAATTAGTTTGACAATTCTGTACGAGGCATGCAAATCATaaatatcaaaacaataatGCGAAACTCACATTAGACTCTGTGTCTACTTTGATATCAGCAGTGTAGTTTTTGTTCTTCAACTGGGTATTAACATCGCCCACAAACAGTTCACCTTTCTTTGTACCAGATGATGTGATAGCCTATAGCATAATACACAAAGTGAGTATAagacataaattatttattgctAAACAGAGGTTTTAACTCATGTAATGCAACTTATACATTACATAAACTTATCCGTTACGTAAACTTCAAACTAAACATTCTTATTGCAAAGTATGGGATACAGGTTAGGAAGACAAGGCAGAGCAGCCACACTTAAAAGTGATATGAATACAGTGTGGCCACTACAATGAAGATAGTGTTTGTAATGAAAATACGATAacaatccaaaacaattaaacatgcatccaaaatctcaataaactTAAAACCTTATTCCATCAACAAGTGGACAATAAACAGAGTTCAAAGTCAAAATTACAGAGCGTTTATCAACTAAATTTGTCAAAGTGTACTATAAAAGTTAATATACCAATAACAAATGTCTATGAAGCATTGCCAAACACAGAAAATTATGCAAAAAAGGACAGTGTTTTCTATAGAAGTTAATCTATCAAGAGGGATACAAAGATCAATCACCAAAAGCGAAAGGAAATCAATGCAAATTACAAGAGGCACAAAAAGGCGTCAGGGACACTATACAAATGCAAAACCCAGCGCCAAAATGGTAGGCAGGGGGGGGGGACACTGCTGGGAAATCAAATAGAATCTACTTTATAAGTGCAACAATGACAGGCGGGCCAAGGGGAAGTTAGATGCGTTCAAAACAGAGGGGTcgtgaaaatgaaatgaaatagaaaaacCTAGAGTGAAGGCTAGGTTGGCTGCACTAAAACAtgataaataaaacaacaaactATAGCTAAAAATGAAGACCTGAACTTGCAATTTTGTACTGCAAGCCAAGCTATATTTGAGCAAAATTTAATAGCATAGCTTCCTATGTGCAGAGCACACAAGCACCAGCTCACTCTAAAACAGAGCACCTGGGGATCCATTGCAGGGCCGgccaaataataaataaagcaaattttgatatttgaaacctttttggtttaaaaaaaataaatgaaaaataaatttttgttcgTAGGCCTAAAGCGAGGACTTTAGTGACCTTACCCTAGGGCTGGCCCTGATCCGTTGAACTACACTCTACTTGGATGCCACTGTTCTCACTCTATCTACTATTAGATATAGAATACACAAACTTGATAGTAGTAATAGTATACACAAACAAGACTTTGCATTTACATTACAAACatataacaaatcatgaaaatcTACTTGTAAAATCCAAAAATGGTTATAACATAACCCAAGTTTAGTTTATACTaggttataaaataaaataaaatgacgtAAACTAAATTGCATCCAGTATCTCATTTCCATCATGcaactaaaaaaacatttaggGAAAAGGTAGCACATAGTCACATACAAAACTACAATCCATTTTTTATCTGAACAAAAAAACTACAATCTATTCAACAAAtgagtaaaaaacaaaaatgagaaCAAAAAGTAGAGAAAACCTCAGCAAAGcacaaaaaacaacacaaacataAGCCATATTTCCCATTTTAAAGAATATAACATGCTTGTTTTGATCCttttcaacaaaagaaaaacatacaaTCAAAATGCCACTGAGGAAGCACACAAATCTTCcaattaaaataacatttagaTAAAACAGAGCTCATTTCAAACTACAATCCATTCAGcaaataactaaaaacaaaaactgcaatcaaaaagtaaaatacCACATAAACACACCAAAGGAACAGAAACATAatccatttctttcattttcaaataacaacatagcatgcttatttgaattcttttaaaaaaccaTATAATCAAAATGCAACTGAGGAGACACATAAATCTACAAACTAAACAATCCTGTTTTCTTCAGCTAGCTCTTTGATTTTACCAACATCATCATCGTTATTGTTACTATTAACATATacaaatagcaaagaaaaccCAATTACAAGCTAAAcactgaaaaacaaaatttaaaaacaaaaataaaaaattcaacttaCAACTCCAGTGGGTGAGTAGGTAGAAACAGTGAACTTCTGGTCACTGTTGTAGTCCTTGAACAACAGATctacacaaaacaaacaaaacccatcaaaaaaaattatcaaacaacACCAATTAACCATACATAAAGTAAAAACcccccaaaaaaatcaaagctttCCAACAATACCCAtaacaaaattcatcaaaataacATGACTTAACCATACATGAAGAAAAAATCGAAAATttccaacaaaacaaacaaaacccaTTTCAAATTTCATGAAAAGAACATTGATTAACCATACATAGACggaaacaaaatttcaaaaaaacaaatacaaccCATTACAAATTTCATCAAAGAAAACCCCCAAAACAAAACgaaaattttcaacaaaacaaacaaaacccaTTACAGATTTCAtcaaaacaacatcaattaaccaaaaaaaaaaacccaaaagaaaataaaaaaaatccaacaaaaaccCATTGATTGAGAGAGAGAAGCTACCTCTGGCTTTCTTGCCGATGTCAGTGTAGAGACCGGGACCCTTAGCAGCCATAGCTAGATTCGGTGGAAACGAAGATTCTTGAAGCTGAGTTTTGTGTGATGAAACGAGTGTGAGTGAAATGAATGAAACCCGAACCCTAATTTATTTCTAACCTTTCTTTTTggacaagatttttttttttttattacttgttttgttccccaagaaaatgaaaattatctcCACCGTTTGATATAGGAAGATTCTGtgattttttcatttgaagttattttgtgttttatttattttttgttatccTTTCTTTATGgacaagaaaaataatttttattttactttttttgttgcCCACGAAATATGAAAATGAGTCTACCCTTTGATCTTCGCGTTCTTTGATTTTtagatttggatttttttttttttcctatgatAAAATGAGTGGAGGTTAggaattaattttaaattttatgaaaatatttttgtttttaagaattgttctttattgagttttttaaaaattaatttctatgcataaacaataaaaaaaactttttttacaatGCAATCAATTAAATCAGaagataaaatcatttttgtccttgtgagcttaactcagttggttgaATAATACATGAAAATATGTAAGAtccagggttcaaaccccggccactaaaaaaaatcatttttattcatttttattgaaatatctaaaaaaaaaaaaatctccgtgagcttagctcaattggtagggatatcacattttatatacaggggtcggggttcgaaatccgttcgaaccccggacactccacttcttcacaattaaattgtgtgagctctagctattaggctacttgataaaaaaaaaaatgtctgcGTAACTTGACTTGATTGTATGCGTGTAAAACAAATTATGTATACtaattacatattttatattttatcgaATGTTTTTTTATGTGAGCCGAGCATGCAACTATAGTAATCAATTCCTCAAATTTGGTAGGGTCGTAATAAATGATAAAactctttttttgaagaatttatcaaTGATGCATTCTCAATGCTTGATTCAAACATAAACTTAATGTtgaattcaaactcaaaatctCTTATTAAACTAAAAAGATCCATTATCATTTTCATTCAAATGTTCTTTGAAACCACTAAGGTGAATCAAAAAAACCTGTGTGAAAGGCCGATTTGACAAGATTAAAAATATTGTCCGAACTATTTTGTAGAATCAACGTAAGAAATCCTAAAGGTTGGTATATATCCAATTACTCTCATATTACAACACCTAACTCATAATACTCTCTCTATAAAAGTGTACACCTCCATCTCTCACATCACAACCTCAACCCAATATCATCACACACCGCTCCACATTACAAACCAACCGCATTCTTCAACCATGGCAATTCCAGAAGAGAATTTGACTCCCCGTGAAGAAAGGATAAGAAGCAAGGATAAGCTTCGCGATAATCACATTCTAAGGCTCATGAAGATTTGTATGATTAACATGTTTTTCGTTGGCACcgtgtaacgctcctatttctattaaagcaattaaacatgcgaataatacatttattcaagaaaaagaggctacgccacattcaaaattcaaaaaccaataaacatgtatataaacctcaacagtcgcagtggaatataaaccagagtaatcaacatatacatgtcatgaatcaataaattacatcaacatagatgcatctcaaaatccCAACATACGGGTAAATCTCCaatcataacaaataattcaaaacaaaagatCTAGACTACGACAGaggcctagatcagagccaacctAGACTCTATAAACACCGATACCGGAGAAAGCttccgatatccaccaagcacaagaactcaccaagcaactaatcctgcacaacgtctacccatccagagacaggcaggcggtccatcacagatccactggggtaagtattacatcatcataatccaaataacagttaacatgaatatttcaatttaaacatcatgcacttgatcaaaaccgcaatatctcacatcaataatcaccaatcaatcacgtgtgtcatgaacaaatatcaattcacagttattcatacacaatcatcaatcatatacatcatgaacaatcaccaatcataa containing:
- the LOC11415199 gene encoding probable serine/threonine-protein kinase PIX7 isoform X2, with amino-acid sequence MGFRNNAIQAGSLDVGGKSKGKMKKDCDEKEIGCCVKFSCFGKCIPSRLKVDSSKSGTTSAHNVENASAYERSKKDRSAPPGSSTTSNAESIPSTPMFSEELKVSSDLRKFTFNELKMATRNFRPESLLGEGGFGCVFKGWIEENGTAPVKPGTGLTVAVKTLNHDGLQGHKEWLAELNILGDIVHPNLVKLIGFCIEDDQRLLVYQFMPRGSLENHLFRRSLPLPWSIRMKIALGAAKGLNFLHEEAQRPIIYRDFKTSNILLDAEYNAKLSDFGLAKDGPQGENTHISTRVMGTYGYAAPEYVMTGHLTSKSDVYSFGVVLLEMLTGRRAVDKNRPNGEHNLVEWARPVLGERRLLFQIIDPRLEGHFSVKGAQKSAQLAAQCLNRDPKARPMMSEVVQALKPLQNLKDMAIASYHFQVVRVDRTMSMPNSKNGTQTQVASLSKKGQPMRILSSPNGQHGSPYRHYIKSPKPKNG
- the LOC11415199 gene encoding probable serine/threonine-protein kinase PIX7 isoform X1; its protein translation is MGFRNNAIQAGSLDVGGKSKGKMKKDCDEKEIGCCVKFSCFGKCIPSRLKVDSSKSGTTSAHNVENASAYERSKKDRSAPPGSSTTSNAESIPSTPMFSEELKVSSDLRKFTFNELKMATRNFRPESLLGEGGFGCVFKGWIEENGTAPVKPGTGLTVAVKTLNHDGLQGHKEWLAELNILGDIVHPNLVKLIGFCIEDDQRLLVYQFMPRGSLENHLFRKGSLPLPWSIRMKIALGAAKGLNFLHEEAQRPIIYRDFKTSNILLDAEYNAKLSDFGLAKDGPQGENTHISTRVMGTYGYAAPEYVMTGHLTSKSDVYSFGVVLLEMLTGRRAVDKNRPNGEHNLVEWARPVLGERRLLFQIIDPRLEGHFSVKGAQKSAQLAAQCLNRDPKARPMMSEVVQALKPLQNLKDMAIASYHFQVVRVDRTMSMPNSKNGTQTQVASLSKKGQPMRILSSPNGQHGSPYRHYIKSPKPKNG
- the LOC11422377 gene encoding outer plastidial membrane protein porin, with amino-acid sequence MAAKGPGLYTDIGKKARDLLFKDYNSDQKFTVSTYSPTGVAITSSGTKKGELFVGDVNTQLKNKNYTADIKVDTESNLFTTITVTEPAPGVKAIISCKVPDPASGKVELQYLHDYAGISGNIGLKANPVVNLSGVFGTNALAFGGDISYDTKLRELTKSNVGVSFIKDDLLGALTLNEKGDVLNASYYHVINPVTNTAVGVDMGHRFSTRENNFTLGVQHALDPLTTLKGRITNSAKASALIQHEWRPKSLITISTELDTKAIEKSAKVGLSLVLKP